From the genome of Perca fluviatilis chromosome 1, GENO_Pfluv_1.0, whole genome shotgun sequence, one region includes:
- the med28 gene encoding mediator of RNA polymerase II transcription subunit 28: MATSMSGMFSGQQPPVAHPVGGPGGPGQPGFPGTATRAPGNNTLVDELEASFEACFASLVSQDYVNGTDQEEIRTGVDQCIQKFLDVARQTECFFLQKRLQLSVQKPEQVVKEDVSELRNELQRKELLVQKHLSKLHHWQQVLEDVSVQHRKPSDLPPPGPLAFLEQASASLPPAPLKPN; the protein is encoded by the exons ATGGCAACGTCCATGAGCGGGATGTTCTCCGGTCAGCAGCCGCCCGTTGCACATCCCGTCGGGGGTCCCGGTGGACCGGGTCAGCCAGGCTTCCCCGGTACTGCTACCAGGGCCCCGGGAAACAACACGTTGGTGGATGAACTGGAGGCTTCCTTCGAG GCATGTTTTGCATCTCTGGTAAGCCAAGACTACGTTAATGGAACCGACCAGGAGGAGATTCGGACTG GTGTTGACCAGTGCATACAGAAGTTCCTGGATGTAGCTCGACAGACAGAGTGCTTCTTCTTACAGAAAAGGCTTCAGCTGTCTGTGCAGAAACCAGAGCAGGTGGTGAAAGAG GATGTGTCCGAGTTACGTAATGAGCTACAGAGGAAAGAATTGCTCGTTCAGAAACACTTGTCCAAACTGCACCACTGGCAACAAGTGCTCGAGGATGTGAGCGTTCAGCACCGTAAACCCTCAGACCTTCCACCTCCTGGACCGCTGGCCTTTTTGGAGCAGGCCTCTGCGAGTCTGCCCCCTGCCCCTTTAAAACCTAATTAA